One Acidobacteriota bacterium DNA window includes the following coding sequences:
- a CDS encoding ABC-F family ATP-binding cassette domain-containing protein, which translates to MTLLAVQKISKKFKDQVILNEVSFTITDTDRVALVGRNGEGKTTLLEILAGKCQVDSGEVTCSRSCAVDYVEQEKSGYLDLTLFEFVAEARRDLLAMRQEIRRLEEELAVDPHDDGRLRRLGELQQDFERGGGFDLETEVGIILQGLGFESERYGERMSNFSGGEKNRAGLARILAGKGNLLLLDEPTNHLDIESTVWLEEYLSKLNKAYVIVSHDRAFLTATVDQVWELAGGQLDVYSGGFERYLGRRVDRRRLAEHHYRHQQEQIKRIEEFIRRNMAGQKTKQAQSRLKYLTRIKRLPPPRADLQGPAISVQSSGRSWAHVLAMEDVSLGYGSRIVLEEVGFDIYRGDKVGLIGRNGSGKSTLLRALIGELEPIQGRLALGNNVDVAYFDQELSDLADDATVLDNMWRVDPGAEAKTVRSFLARFGLSGDEVFKPVLALSGGEKTKLCLARLLYHPSNLLLLDEPTNHLDVYAREALESALKEYDGSCLVVSHDRYFLEQVADRIIYLDRGRAVVFNGKYSEFRDRMQTSQVSVKVKDDGQKRAWEDFKARSRERSRRRKAIESTRAKIATLERELERLEQAMSHDIPRHDWEELQRAANRRKQVENDILDLYAGLESLEGGEDD; encoded by the coding sequence GTGACGCTCCTGGCCGTACAGAAGATCTCCAAGAAATTTAAGGACCAGGTGATCCTGAATGAGGTGTCGTTCACGATCACGGACACGGACCGCGTGGCGCTGGTAGGCCGGAACGGAGAGGGGAAAACGACGCTGCTGGAGATTCTCGCCGGCAAATGTCAGGTTGACTCGGGCGAGGTTACCTGCTCGCGCAGCTGCGCCGTCGATTACGTTGAGCAGGAGAAATCCGGATACCTGGATCTCACCCTGTTCGAGTTTGTCGCCGAGGCGCGCCGTGACCTGCTCGCGATGCGCCAGGAGATCCGCAGACTCGAGGAAGAGCTGGCGGTGGATCCCCATGATGACGGCCGCCTGCGGCGTCTCGGCGAACTCCAGCAGGACTTTGAACGGGGTGGGGGGTTCGACCTTGAAACCGAGGTGGGCATTATCCTGCAGGGGCTGGGCTTTGAGTCGGAACGCTATGGCGAGCGTATGAGCAACTTCTCCGGGGGCGAGAAGAATCGTGCCGGGCTGGCCCGTATCCTGGCCGGAAAAGGGAACCTGCTGCTTCTGGACGAACCGACCAACCATCTGGACATCGAATCCACCGTCTGGCTCGAAGAATATCTGAGCAAGCTGAACAAAGCCTACGTGATAGTTTCTCACGATCGCGCCTTTCTCACGGCCACCGTAGATCAGGTCTGGGAACTGGCCGGCGGGCAGCTGGACGTGTACAGCGGAGGATTCGAACGCTATCTTGGGCGGCGGGTTGACCGGCGGCGTCTGGCCGAGCACCACTACAGGCATCAGCAGGAGCAGATTAAACGAATCGAGGAGTTCATCCGGCGCAACATGGCTGGCCAGAAGACAAAGCAGGCTCAGTCGAGATTGAAGTACCTCACTCGTATCAAGCGCCTTCCACCGCCCCGTGCCGACCTGCAGGGTCCGGCTATATCCGTGCAGTCTTCCGGACGTTCCTGGGCGCACGTGCTGGCGATGGAGGACGTGTCGCTCGGGTACGGCAGCAGGATCGTCCTGGAAGAAGTCGGCTTCGATATTTACCGCGGTGACAAAGTGGGTCTGATCGGGCGCAACGGGTCCGGTAAGTCGACCCTCCTGCGGGCACTCATAGGCGAGTTGGAGCCGATACAGGGCCGGCTGGCTTTGGGCAACAACGTCGATGTCGCGTATTTCGACCAGGAACTGTCAGACCTTGCCGACGATGCCACGGTTCTCGACAATATGTGGCGCGTCGATCCGGGCGCGGAGGCCAAGACCGTGCGCTCCTTTCTGGCGCGGTTCGGGCTGTCCGGCGACGAGGTGTTCAAGCCGGTCCTGGCGCTCTCGGGCGGGGAAAAGACCAAACTCTGCCTGGCGCGTCTTCTTTACCATCCGTCCAACCTGCTGCTTCTCGATGAGCCGACCAACCACCTGGATGTTTACGCCCGGGAGGCTCTCGAATCCGCGCTGAAAGAGTATGACGGCAGTTGCCTGGTGGTGAGTCATGATCGCTATTTTCTCGAGCAGGTGGCGGACCGAATCATATACCTGGATCGCGGACGCGCTGTCGTCTTCAACGGCAAGTACAGCGAATTTCGTGACAGGATGCAGACGTCGCAGGTTTCGGTGAAGGTCAAGGACGATGGTCAGAAGCGGGCCTGGGAGGACTTCAAGGCCCGGTCCAGGGAGCGTTCGAGGCGGCGCAAGGCAATTGAATCGACCCGGGCAAAGATCGCTACGCTGGAGCGTGAACTGGAACGCCTGGAGCAAGCGATGTCGCACGACATCCCGCGACACGACTGGGAGGAGCTTCAGCGTGCCGCAAATCGCAGGAAACAGGTGGAGAATGACATCCTCGACCTCTATGCAGGGCTCGAAAGTCTGGAGGGCGGGGAGGATGATTAA
- a CDS encoding BatA domain-containing protein has product MLSFLNSTVLLAAVAALIPLIIHLFSRRRRKIIQFSSLRHLKEMQRRQVRRLQIRQLLLLLIRMLIILMVVLAFARPTIRQGGVGAHASVSAVILLDNSASMNRYVKDGSLYEIARQRTMQLLETFGQSDRVCLIPLCPATDTEPQAFSSSAVARERLAALDVTSRAADLQTALERAVDLLAGAADINRELYVVTDRQRRSLPEQQLLDGDNVGLYLVDLPLEAAENLGIVSVDFGGQLIQPGHDFDVVATVKNYGREPGADLIASCFLDGRRVAQRDFEIPAGGEATVRFTRTVARTGFHSGYVEISDDGFLVDNRYYFTFRIPDHFNLLIVTGDETARFVSLALVPASEGSRYWSVKEAAPEELVGVGLDDYDVVMLAGAPSLTDSHVDRIRNFVKRGKSLFISYGGATNVDEFNRVWSEVSGVAIEESVRQTFTRAGYYGLQSVDLTHPIFSVFEFEDDQPPAIKFFTLPRVRVDDSARVVMRFTGDRPALVESRYGSGKVLTFAAPLSPYYGDLVSHGFFVPFISRIAEYLAFDLSSLEVHVFAGENITRSLSLAGSVAGPVELLTPDSLTYSIPPEEYQGALVVKARPADRAGVYRVNYRGREIDRFAVNVDPAECDLSHVDLGQLASALGASEHRPLGTDVSLASAISTYRLGRELWQIFLWIAAALLALEMVLGRGSPPEE; this is encoded by the coding sequence ATGCTCAGTTTTCTCAATTCGACCGTGCTGTTAGCCGCCGTGGCGGCGCTGATCCCCCTTATTATCCATCTGTTCTCACGACGGCGCAGGAAGATAATCCAGTTCTCGTCGTTGCGACATTTGAAAGAGATGCAGAGGCGGCAGGTGCGCCGACTCCAGATTCGCCAGTTGCTGCTGCTGCTGATTCGCATGCTGATTATCCTCATGGTCGTACTTGCCTTTGCGCGTCCCACCATCAGGCAGGGCGGTGTCGGAGCCCACGCCTCGGTCTCGGCGGTGATTCTGCTGGACAATTCGGCCTCGATGAACCGGTACGTGAAGGACGGCTCGCTGTATGAGATCGCGCGCCAGCGTACGATGCAGTTGCTTGAGACCTTCGGCCAGTCGGACAGAGTATGCCTGATCCCACTGTGCCCGGCCACGGACACCGAGCCGCAAGCCTTTTCGTCGTCGGCCGTGGCACGCGAACGGCTGGCCGCCCTGGACGTGACTTCCCGGGCCGCCGACCTTCAGACGGCCCTGGAACGGGCCGTCGATCTCCTGGCCGGAGCCGCCGACATCAATCGCGAGCTGTACGTCGTGACGGACCGCCAGCGGCGTTCGCTGCCGGAGCAGCAGTTGCTCGACGGTGACAACGTCGGGCTGTACCTTGTCGATCTGCCACTCGAGGCGGCAGAGAATCTCGGGATTGTCTCGGTCGATTTCGGCGGTCAGCTCATCCAGCCGGGACACGATTTCGACGTTGTGGCCACCGTCAAGAACTACGGCCGGGAACCGGGCGCGGATCTCATCGCCTCGTGCTTTCTTGACGGCCGGCGCGTGGCTCAGAGGGACTTCGAGATTCCTGCCGGAGGCGAGGCGACGGTCAGGTTCACGCGGACGGTCGCTCGTACCGGTTTCCATTCCGGGTACGTGGAAATCTCGGACGACGGGTTCCTGGTGGACAACCGGTACTACTTCACCTTCCGCATCCCCGACCATTTCAATCTCCTGATTGTCACCGGAGACGAGACCGCCCGGTTTGTCTCACTGGCTCTGGTGCCCGCCTCCGAGGGCAGCCGGTACTGGTCGGTGAAAGAGGCGGCCCCCGAGGAACTGGTGGGCGTGGGCCTGGACGACTACGACGTGGTCATGCTGGCGGGCGCTCCATCACTGACGGACTCGCACGTTGATCGGATTCGGAACTTCGTCAAACGCGGCAAGTCACTTTTCATCAGCTATGGCGGCGCGACGAACGTCGACGAGTTCAACCGAGTCTGGTCGGAGGTATCGGGGGTGGCGATTGAAGAGTCGGTCAGGCAGACGTTTACACGGGCCGGGTACTACGGCCTGCAGTCGGTCGATCTTACGCATCCGATTTTCAGCGTGTTCGAGTTCGAGGATGATCAGCCGCCGGCCATCAAGTTCTTCACGCTGCCGCGCGTCCGCGTGGACGACAGCGCCCGCGTGGTGATGCGTTTTACCGGCGACCGCCCCGCCCTGGTCGAATCCCGCTACGGCTCGGGGAAGGTGCTCACCTTTGCGGCACCGCTGTCACCATATTACGGTGATCTGGTCTCACACGGGTTCTTCGTTCCCTTCATCTCGCGCATCGCCGAGTACCTTGCTTTTGATCTGTCCAGTCTCGAGGTACACGTTTTTGCCGGTGAGAACATTACGCGTTCTCTGTCGCTGGCCGGTTCAGTTGCCGGTCCGGTCGAACTTCTGACGCCCGACAGCCTGACGTATTCCATCCCCCCGGAGGAGTACCAGGGAGCCCTGGTGGTGAAGGCCCGGCCGGCCGACCGGGCGGGGGTCTACCGCGTGAATTACCGGGGTCGCGAGATTGACCGCTTTGCCGTCAACGTCGATCCGGCCGAATGTGATCTGAGCCATGTGGATCTCGGCCAGCTTGCTTCGGCGCTCGGCGCCTCCGAGCACCGGCCGCTCGGGACCGATGTATCGCTGGCCTCGGCGATCTCCACCTACCGGCTGGGCCGGGAACTCTGGCAGATTTTTCTCTGGATTGCAGCCGCACTGCTGGCGCTCGAAATGGTCCTGGGACGCGGTTCCCCTCCTGAGGAGTAG
- a CDS encoding 2-phosphosulfolactate phosphatase, with translation MRIDLLLTPLPLDRAGLEDKAVVVIDVLRSTTCICAMLQGGARGVIPTAGPGQAVDMWGKLGSDMAVLAGERNGVKVENFAFGNSPAEFTDLTVRGKYVVTTTTNGTPVFGQAAGAAVVLTGALVNMSALARRVAGENRDTMIVCSGREGGFSIEDTLCGGMLIDRLKQEAGGPVVLNDAASLALLLFETNRASIRESIETGEHARFLKSIGFGGDVELATRVDSMPVVPVLRDGRLVLDQG, from the coding sequence ATGCGCATTGACCTGCTTCTGACCCCGCTTCCGCTGGATCGGGCCGGCCTGGAAGACAAAGCCGTCGTCGTGATAGACGTACTGCGCTCAACCACGTGCATATGTGCGATGCTTCAGGGGGGTGCCCGGGGCGTTATTCCCACCGCCGGGCCCGGCCAAGCCGTGGATATGTGGGGCAAGCTGGGCAGTGACATGGCGGTACTGGCGGGAGAACGCAACGGCGTGAAGGTAGAGAACTTCGCCTTCGGTAACTCGCCGGCCGAGTTTACGGACCTGACGGTGCGCGGAAAATACGTAGTTACGACGACGACCAACGGCACACCGGTGTTCGGGCAGGCCGCCGGGGCCGCCGTAGTGCTGACCGGGGCGCTCGTAAACATGTCCGCCCTGGCCCGGCGCGTGGCCGGGGAGAATCGGGACACGATGATTGTCTGCTCCGGTCGCGAAGGAGGATTTTCCATAGAGGACACGCTTTGCGGCGGCATGCTGATTGACAGATTGAAGCAGGAGGCGGGCGGGCCGGTGGTTCTCAACGACGCGGCTTCCCTTGCCCTGCTGCTTTTCGAAACCAACCGCGCTTCAATCCGGGAATCGATTGAGACAGGAGAGCACGCGCGCTTTCTTAAATCAATCGGATTCGGCGGTGACGTCGAACTGGCCACGCGGGTCGATTCCATGCCGGTCGTACCGGTGCTGCGCGACGGTCGGTTGGTGCTGGACCAGGGTTGA
- the gcvT gene encoding glycine cleavage system aminomethyltransferase GcvT: MSDADTVSRKTPFYRFHVEAKAKIVDFAGFLMPVQYSGMTAEHLAVRNNVGLFDLSHMGEFEVSGGDALAFLQKMTTNNVAVLSPGQIQYSCMTYPDGGIVDDLLIYRLEDRYFLVVNASNAKKDFDWLSSHVQGDMELVDRSPELGLLAIQGPKARQVTAELTDYDLESMGYYTAATAVIAGERLLFSRTGYTGEDGFELYIPNSVCEKVWLAVVQAGQKYDMQLVGLGARDSLRLEMKMALYGNDIDHTTSPIEAGLGWIVDLDKEFIGKEVVARQKAAKPNRRLVCLELEGRAFPRHGYDICEGDEVIGNVTSGTFSPSLQKPIAMGYVARPKAKIGSSVEVAIRGRRYPAMVVKPPFYKDGSHR, from the coding sequence ATGAGCGATGCAGATACAGTTTCCCGCAAGACCCCGTTTTACCGTTTTCACGTCGAAGCCAAGGCCAAGATAGTAGATTTCGCGGGCTTTCTGATGCCGGTTCAATACTCCGGCATGACCGCTGAACACCTGGCGGTCAGAAACAATGTCGGGCTGTTTGACCTTTCTCACATGGGCGAATTTGAGGTCTCAGGCGGTGACGCGCTGGCGTTTCTTCAAAAGATGACTACCAATAACGTCGCGGTGCTCTCACCCGGGCAAATACAGTACTCGTGCATGACCTATCCCGACGGCGGCATTGTCGATGATCTGCTGATCTATCGGCTGGAAGACCGATATTTTCTGGTGGTCAATGCGTCCAATGCAAAGAAGGATTTTGACTGGCTGTCGTCGCACGTGCAAGGGGACATGGAACTTGTGGATCGTTCGCCGGAGTTGGGCCTGCTGGCGATTCAGGGACCCAAGGCTCGGCAGGTGACGGCTGAATTGACTGATTACGACCTTGAATCCATGGGGTACTATACGGCGGCCACGGCTGTCATAGCGGGAGAGAGGCTCCTGTTCTCACGCACCGGTTACACGGGTGAGGACGGCTTCGAGTTGTATATTCCCAACTCCGTTTGTGAAAAGGTCTGGCTCGCGGTTGTTCAGGCGGGTCAAAAGTATGACATGCAACTGGTGGGACTCGGGGCCAGGGATTCGCTTCGCCTGGAAATGAAAATGGCGTTGTACGGTAACGACATCGACCACACGACAAGCCCTATCGAGGCGGGTCTTGGATGGATCGTCGACCTGGACAAGGAGTTCATCGGCAAAGAAGTCGTCGCTCGCCAGAAAGCCGCCAAGCCGAACCGTCGGCTGGTGTGCCTGGAGCTTGAGGGCCGCGCGTTCCCGCGACACGGGTACGACATCTGCGAGGGGGACGAGGTGATAGGCAACGTGACGTCCGGCACCTTCTCGCCGTCGCTGCAAAAACCGATCGCCATGGGGTACGTTGCGCGGCCGAAAGCCAAGATCGGCTCCAGCGTCGAAGTCGCCATCCGCGGCCGCCGGTACCCGGCCATGGTCGTCAAGCCGCCGTTTTACAAGGACGGCTCCCACCGGTAG
- the acnA gene encoding aconitate hydratase AcnA gives MDPFGARAKLKTREATYDFYRLDALSKHGRIERLPYSIRVLLESVLRNFDDKIITEADIIAAAGYDPGNVAELEIPFKPARVLLQDFTGVPAVVDLAALRSAMERMGGDPKRINPMIPVDLVIDHSVQVDAFGSHDALAINMEREFERNRERYEFLHWGESALDNFRVVPPATGICHQVNLEYLAKVVATDGKTAFPDTLVGTDSHTVMINGLSVLGWGVGGIEAEAVMLGQPIYMLMPEVIGFKLTGKLAEGATGTDIVLTVTQMLRRKGVVGKFVEYYGDALDELTLPVKAMIANMAPEYGATMGYFPTDNSTLDYLRMTGRTGDHVDLVERYAKEQNLFREKESAPPEYTDILELDISTVEPSLAGPKRPQDRVALSAMKTDFDRKLTAPVKELGFELSPAQRAAKVSLGDGFQAEIGQGALVIAAITSCTNTSDPYVLMAAGLLARKAVERGLSVKPYVKTSLAPGSRVVIEYLERSGLMGDLEKLGFHNVGFGCTTCIGNSGPLPDAVVNAINEGNLVAAAVLSGNRNFEGRVNPHTRANYLASPPLVVAYALAGTVDVDLTTEPLGVDPGGRPVYLKDIWPSAREVVDVVRQHVTPEMFREQYASVFDGNPTWNAISGAGGDLYEWDKASAYIQEPPFFIDMMAEPGNVERIRDARVLVMVGDSITTDHISPAGAIKAESPAGRYLLERGVQFADFNSYGSRRGNDRVMTRGTFANIRLRNQLVPGSEGGVTIHHPSQERMSIYDAAMKYRADRTPLLVLAGKDYGMGSSRDWAAKGTLLLGIKAVLAQSFERIHRSNLIGMGILPLQFLEGESRESLALKGDELYTIEGLTNNLKPRRKVRVRALSSGGEKDFQVIVRIDTHVEAEYYRHGGVLPMVLRQLLKSRQ, from the coding sequence ATGGACCCATTTGGAGCCAGAGCCAAGCTGAAAACCAGAGAAGCAACATATGACTTTTACAGACTGGACGCGCTCAGCAAGCACGGGCGGATAGAGCGCCTGCCTTACTCCATACGCGTGCTGTTGGAGTCGGTGCTTCGCAATTTCGACGACAAGATCATAACAGAAGCGGACATCATTGCGGCAGCCGGGTATGATCCCGGGAACGTCGCTGAGCTGGAGATTCCGTTTAAACCGGCTCGCGTCCTGCTTCAGGATTTTACCGGTGTTCCGGCGGTGGTGGATCTGGCCGCCCTCCGCTCAGCGATGGAACGCATGGGCGGCGATCCGAAGAGAATCAACCCCATGATCCCGGTCGACCTGGTTATTGACCATTCGGTGCAGGTCGATGCGTTTGGTTCGCACGACGCGTTGGCGATCAACATGGAGCGTGAGTTCGAGCGCAACCGCGAACGATACGAGTTCTTGCACTGGGGAGAGAGCGCCCTGGACAACTTCCGGGTTGTGCCCCCGGCGACCGGCATCTGCCATCAGGTCAACCTGGAGTACCTGGCCAAAGTAGTCGCGACCGACGGCAAGACGGCTTTTCCGGACACCCTGGTCGGCACCGACAGCCACACCGTCATGATAAACGGCCTGAGCGTCCTCGGCTGGGGGGTGGGCGGCATTGAAGCTGAAGCGGTCATGCTCGGCCAGCCCATCTACATGCTGATGCCCGAAGTTATCGGGTTCAAACTCACCGGGAAGCTGGCCGAGGGAGCCACCGGGACGGACATAGTGCTCACCGTCACGCAGATGCTTCGCCGGAAGGGCGTGGTCGGGAAGTTTGTGGAGTACTACGGTGACGCCCTGGACGAGTTGACGCTGCCGGTGAAAGCGATGATCGCCAACATGGCCCCCGAGTACGGCGCCACGATGGGGTATTTCCCGACCGACAACTCCACCCTGGACTACCTTCGCATGACGGGTCGCACGGGCGACCACGTCGACCTGGTCGAACGGTACGCCAAGGAGCAGAATCTTTTCCGCGAAAAGGAATCCGCTCCGCCGGAGTACACCGACATTCTGGAGCTTGATATTTCAACCGTGGAGCCGTCGCTGGCCGGGCCGAAACGCCCGCAGGACAGGGTGGCCCTTTCCGCGATGAAGACGGACTTTGACCGGAAGCTGACGGCCCCCGTTAAGGAACTGGGGTTTGAACTGTCACCGGCCCAACGAGCGGCAAAGGTGTCCTTGGGCGACGGGTTCCAGGCCGAGATCGGCCAGGGAGCGCTTGTCATTGCCGCCATCACGTCCTGCACCAACACCTCCGATCCGTACGTTCTCATGGCGGCTGGCCTGCTGGCCCGCAAAGCGGTGGAACGGGGCCTGAGCGTCAAACCGTACGTGAAGACCTCGCTGGCCCCCGGTTCGCGGGTGGTGATTGAGTACCTCGAGCGTTCCGGGCTGATGGGCGACCTCGAGAAGCTCGGTTTTCACAACGTCGGTTTTGGATGCACAACGTGTATCGGAAATTCCGGCCCGTTGCCGGACGCCGTAGTCAACGCTATAAACGAAGGCAATCTGGTGGCGGCGGCGGTGCTTTCCGGTAACAGGAATTTCGAGGGCCGGGTCAACCCGCATACGCGGGCCAATTACCTTGCATCGCCTCCGCTGGTGGTGGCGTACGCGCTGGCCGGGACGGTCGATGTCGACCTGACCACTGAGCCGCTCGGTGTCGACCCCGGAGGACGTCCCGTCTATCTGAAGGACATCTGGCCGTCAGCACGGGAAGTGGTCGATGTCGTTCGGCAGCACGTAACACCGGAGATGTTTCGCGAGCAGTACGCGTCGGTATTCGATGGAAACCCGACCTGGAACGCCATCTCGGGTGCCGGCGGGGATCTGTACGAATGGGACAAGGCGTCGGCGTATATCCAGGAGCCGCCGTTCTTTATCGACATGATGGCGGAGCCGGGCAACGTGGAGCGGATTCGTGACGCCCGCGTGCTGGTCATGGTGGGCGATTCAATCACTACCGATCATATCTCCCCGGCCGGCGCAATCAAGGCTGAGTCGCCGGCGGGCCGCTATCTTCTGGAGCGTGGAGTGCAGTTCGCCGATTTCAACAGTTACGGCTCTCGGCGGGGCAACGACCGGGTCATGACTCGCGGCACGTTTGCCAACATACGCCTTCGGAACCAGCTCGTCCCGGGCAGTGAAGGCGGTGTGACTATCCATCACCCCAGCCAGGAGAGGATGTCGATCTACGATGCGGCGATGAAGTACCGGGCGGACAGAACGCCGCTGCTGGTGCTTGCGGGCAAAGACTACGGCATGGGCTCCTCGCGTGACTGGGCCGCCAAGGGGACGCTGTTGCTCGGTATCAAGGCCGTGCTGGCGCAGTCGTTTGAGCGCATCCACCGCTCAAACCTCATCGGTATGGGCATCCTGCCCCTTCAGTTCCTCGAGGGTGAATCCAGGGAATCGTTGGCGTTGAAAGGGGATGAGCTGTACACCATTGAAGGTCTCACGAACAACCTGAAACCGCGCCGGAAGGTGCGGGTCAGGGCGCTCTCCAGTGGCGGGGAGAAGGACTTTCAGGTTATTGTGCGCATCGACACCCACGTCGAAGCTGAATACTATCGCCACGGCGGTGTCTTGCCCATGGTTCTTCGGCAGTTGCTGAAGAGCAGACAATAA
- the ispE gene encoding 4-(cytidine 5'-diphospho)-2-C-methyl-D-erythritol kinase: MRVTKISKKQVRIEAPAKVNLFLEVLNKREDGYHNINSLFQAVSLADLLELEITEKPGIQIDLTPPGVLPTDEQNLVTGALRLVRDRFSVASGLRVRLEKNIPIAAGLAGGSSDGAAAILACNVLFGLGLEVSEMAALGLELGSDLPFFFSGGQALVRGRGELLEETDLPTDYWLAMVVPQVAISTRDSYARLNLGLTTGRKAFSLDGCQTVKELVTALRLTGNDFEKVQISSYPELGRIKEGLSEGGAMLARMSGSGSTVFGIFAEEPSREQVRSLRREGWQVYTVRPVFLGRQ; the protein is encoded by the coding sequence ATGCGTGTCACGAAAATCTCGAAAAAACAGGTCAGGATCGAGGCTCCAGCCAAGGTCAATCTCTTCCTGGAGGTACTGAACAAGCGGGAGGACGGCTACCACAATATCAACTCGCTCTTTCAGGCCGTATCGCTGGCCGACCTGCTGGAACTCGAAATCACCGAGAAGCCCGGTATACAAATCGATCTGACACCGCCGGGCGTTCTCCCGACTGATGAACAGAACCTCGTCACCGGGGCCCTGCGGCTCGTGCGCGACAGATTTTCGGTAGCCTCGGGACTGCGTGTCCGTTTGGAGAAGAACATCCCGATCGCAGCCGGGCTGGCCGGAGGGTCTTCCGACGGTGCGGCGGCGATTCTCGCCTGCAACGTTTTGTTCGGTCTGGGCCTCGAGGTCTCAGAAATGGCCGCTCTCGGCCTGGAACTCGGTTCGGACCTGCCCTTTTTCTTTTCGGGCGGGCAGGCGCTGGTCCGGGGCAGAGGCGAATTGCTCGAAGAGACTGATCTGCCGACAGACTATTGGCTTGCAATGGTTGTGCCGCAAGTGGCTATTTCAACGAGAGATAGCTACGCGCGCCTTAATTTGGGCTTGACAACAGGCCGGAAAGCCTTTAGCTTGGATGGTTGCCAGACCGTGAAAGAGCTAGTCACCGCGTTGCGGCTGACTGGAAACGATTTCGAGAAGGTCCAGATTTCGTCCTACCCGGAATTGGGCAGGATCAAAGAGGGGCTTTCGGAGGGTGGGGCAATGCTTGCCCGGATGAGCGGCTCCGGATCTACAGTTTTCGGCATATTTGCTGAGGAGCCCAGCAGGGAGCAGGTTCGTTCTTTACGCCGGGAGGGGTGGCAGGTGTATACGGTCCGGCCGGTTTTTCTCGGCAGGCAATAG
- a CDS encoding SpoVG family protein codes for MEITEIRVTLRDEEKLRGFANVTFDNAFVVRGMKIIKGNNGYFVSMPSRRRPDGTHQDIAHPVNKEMRELLESRVLEAYERERKAHDSQ; via the coding sequence GTGGAGATCACTGAGATACGGGTCACGTTACGGGACGAAGAAAAACTTCGCGGTTTTGCCAATGTGACTTTTGACAACGCATTCGTGGTGCGTGGGATGAAAATCATCAAGGGAAACAACGGGTACTTCGTTTCGATGCCCAGCCGCAGACGACCGGACGGAACACACCAGGATATCGCTCACCCGGTTAACAAGGAAATGCGCGAGTTGTTGGAGTCGCGAGTGCTGGAGGCGTACGAACGCGAGCGCAAAGCCCACGACTCCCAGTGA
- a CDS encoding ribose-phosphate pyrophosphokinase, with translation MMDSRNVIKLVTGNSNTPLARSIAAYVGTELTDCAVTRFSDGEVFVQINENVRGADLFIIQPTNAPAENLLELLMLIEAARRASAMRITAVIPYYGYARQDRKDRPRVPITAKLVANLITTAGADRIMTMDLHASQIQGFFDLPHDHLYSAPLFNEYFRAMKIGNLVVVSPDVGSLKLARTTAESLDAELAIVDKRRPKANYSEVMSLIGEVAGKNVLIRDDMVDTGGSLCQAAEHLKERGALNIYGACTHGVLSGQAVDRIQNSPIKRMIISDSIDQSSRKLPDKFKVLSCASLIGEAIKRIFDEQSVSSLFEEKMPVD, from the coding sequence ATGATGGATTCACGAAACGTCATCAAGCTCGTGACCGGCAACTCCAATACTCCGCTGGCCCGGAGCATCGCCGCCTACGTCGGCACCGAACTGACCGACTGCGCCGTGACGCGCTTCTCCGACGGTGAGGTGTTCGTGCAGATTAACGAAAATGTCCGCGGGGCCGATTTGTTTATCATTCAGCCCACCAACGCCCCCGCCGAGAATCTCCTGGAACTGTTGATGCTGATTGAGGCGGCCCGCCGCGCCTCGGCCATGCGGATCACGGCCGTTATCCCCTACTACGGTTACGCCCGGCAGGATCGCAAGGACCGCCCCCGCGTGCCCATCACGGCGAAACTCGTGGCCAACCTCATCACCACCGCCGGGGCTGACCGCATTATGACCATGGACCTGCACGCCAGCCAGATCCAGGGCTTCTTTGACCTGCCTCACGACCACCTGTACTCGGCGCCGCTGTTTAACGAGTATTTCCGGGCCATGAAGATCGGGAATCTGGTCGTCGTCTCGCCCGACGTCGGTTCCCTCAAGCTCGCCCGCACCACGGCGGAATCGCTCGACGCCGAACTTGCCATCGTCGACAAGCGCCGACCCAAGGCCAACTACTCGGAAGTTATGAGCCTGATCGGCGAAGTCGCTGGGAAGAACGTCCTGATCCGTGATGACATGGTCGACACCGGGGGCTCCCTGTGTCAGGCGGCCGAACATCTTAAGGAGCGGGGGGCGCTCAACATTTACGGCGCCTGCACCCACGGCGTGCTCTCGGGACAGGCTGTCGACCGAATCCAGAATTCACCCATAAAAAGAATGATCATCTCGGACTCCATCGACCAGTCGTCGCGGAAACTGCCGGACAAGTTCAAGGTGCTTTCATGCGCCAGCCTGATCGGCGAAGCCATCAAGAGGATTTTCGACGAACAGTCGGTATCATCACTCTTCGAGGAGAAGATGCCGGTCGATTGA